GTTTGCACTCCAGGTTCCATGCGAATGGTGTAATCAATATCGTGATGAATTTTTTGGTTTAGGGCAACCAAAAAATCGATCGTGCGCATTTTTCTGCGATATCTACCGTTTTGAAATATTTATTTAACCCATCGGTACGTTTTTTCCCTAAGTAAGGGCGCAACTCTTTTTAAGACCATAGCTGTAAGTGAATGGATAGTTTTCTGCATCTGGTTCTAGAAAGAAGTCGAAGGGGTTATAAACCGCCATTTCCGTAACCAAATCAACAGTCACCTTAAAGCGCGTTGTTTTTTCAGGAAACACTAAGCGAGCTTGATAGTTTGCAAATGGATCTTGTTGCCAGTTGATGAAGTGATCCTCGGGCTCAACTTTTAATGAATAAGAAGGAATATGGCTTCGGCAATGAGGTGCAGGGCGGCGTGTATAGACATAAGCCAAAGTCTAGAAGTTAGGATTATTCGCACCGTATTGCGGCGCACAAATATAATGCGTAAGCAAATCAAACGTCCAAAAAGGGTATTTTGAGGTCAAAAAACGTGCATTTGGGAGCTTTAAGGTGGCTTAGAAGGAATAAGTTATAGCTAAGCCCAATGAAAGTGCAAAAGCTGAAGTTATTTGGACATACCTTTTAGGAGGAATTATGTACGTTTATGTCACCCGGAATATTATCGTTCGTATGCGCTGCAATGACGGTACCGATAAAGGTTGCAAGCCTTTAAACCCCGGTAAATATCAAGCAAACAAAACGAATGATGGTGCTCTTGAGATTTTGCAAGAAGCAGGTGAGCCCGTTTATCTTTTGCCCTTTATCTGGTGGAAAAAATGGAGATAGGCGATATCTTGATAGCAGCTTAATTAACTAGTGACTACGCTAGTCAAAAGCAAAAGAATTACCAGCACATACTTACTTTAATCCCCGCTTTCTAGAAAAGCTTAGTCCAGTCTTTGGTCAAGCTAAGTAGAAAAAAGATCAGCTTAAAATAGCAGACTCCAATGTATGGGGTTTGATGGTTATGCAAATTAACTCAGAAGGAGTTTCTGCCTCGTAGGTCTTTTTGCCTGCCGACCAAACTCATGCAAACTTGTTGATGTTTTTTATTGCTCAATTTCCTCATATTGAGACCAGCAAGTGGGTCAAGCGCTTCGACGAGGGTCTTGTAATGGACAGAAATGGCCAGTCTCTATCAGCTAATGACGCCTACCGACCTGATCTCACTTGTTATATTTCAGGCGCTAGAGCGCGAGCCAGAAATTCCTTTTGAAGAAGAGATTCTTTATCAAGATAGCCATATTTTGGTTGCAGATAAATCTCATTTTTTGCCAGCAACGCCATCTGGACTTTACTTGCACCAAACACTACTTAATCGACTTAAGAAAAAGACTGGCATAGCGACCTTAAGCCCAATACATCGGATCGATCGTAACACTGCTGGGCTTGTGATTTTTTCTATCAATCCCACGGAGCGTGCGCAGTATCAAAACTTATTTAGAGATAGGGCGGTAGAAAAAGTCTACGAAGCTATTGCACCCTACAGAAAAGAGCTGGTAGAAAAATTACCGCTGACTTATTGCAGTCGTTTAAAGGAATCCGAGCATTTCCTGCAGATGAAAGAGGTGGAAGGAGATCCTAACTCAGATACCTTCATTGAGCTTGTCGGGGTTGGTGAGGATTGGGGTAAATATCGTTTAACGCCTGGGTAGTGGCAAAAAACACCAACTACGATGTCACCTGAACTCATTGGGAATTCCAATTAAGAATGATCAGATTTACCCAGTTCTTACTCCCTATCAAGAATATGACTTAGATTTCACTAAGCCATTGCAATTACTGGCTAAAGAGATTGCCTTCATTAGATCCTATTACTGGTGAATCTAGGTTTTTTAATAGCCGCCTAGCCTTGAGTTTTGAAATTTAAAGATTAGATTGGCAGTATCTTGAAGCTTTGTGCCTGAGAGCGGCGCCAATAAAGTTCAAATACCTTTGGTAAATTCAGGCTAGGGTCAATATGCTCTGCTTCCAGTAAAAGGCCTGCAGGCATCTCCGGTAAGAGGGTAGATAACAAACGAACTTCGTGTTGGTTGATGCGACGAATGATATGAGGTGCATCAATTTCACCGGGGTGGTTTAAGCCTGCGGCCTCAACTAATTCTTTTAGCGTCCTCAGTGTTTCGTTGTGAAAGTTATAAACGCGCTCAGCTTTATTGGAAACCACTAAAGCTTTCTGGCGCAATGCATTTTGAGTTGTCACTCCAGTAGGACAGTTTCCGGTATTACAGGTTTGGGCTTGGATGCAACCAATGGAGAACATAAATCCTCGAGCACTATTACACCAATCTGCTCCAAGAGCAAAAGCAACTGCCATATCAAATGCGCTAATGATTTTTCCGGCACAGCCAATCTTAATTTGATCGCGCAAATTGACGCCCATCAACGTATTGTGAACCAAGCGTAAGCCTTCCTGTAAAGGGGTTCCCACATGGTTTGTGAATTCAACGGGGGAAGCACCGGTGCCGCCTTCGGAGCCGTCCACCACGATAAAGTCTGGATAGACGCCTGTTTCTAGCATGGCTTTGACAATTCCAAACCACTCCCATGGATGGCCAACGCAGAATTTAAATCCGACAGGTTTTCCATCAGCAAGATCCCGCAACTTCTTCAAAAAGTAGAGCAATTCAAGTGGGGTTGAGAAGGCGTTATGAAAAGCTGGGGAAATACAGACCTCACCCTCCTTAACGCCCCGGGCGGCAGCAATCTCCGCTGTCACTTTAGAACCAGGCAAGATCCCGCCATGTCCTGGCTTAGCTCCTTGGCTTAATTTAAGCTCAATCATTTTTACTTGCGGATCTAAAGCATTCTGAGTATATTTTTCGGCGTTAAAACTGCCATCTGAATTACGACAGCCGAAATAACCGGAGCCAATTTCCCAAATTAAATCTCCACCATGAATGCGGTGATATTTAGAAATCGATCCTTCGCCCGTATCGTGAGCAAATCCACCTTTTTTGGCACCCAGATTTAAAGCCAGGATGGCGTTGGCGCTGAGCGAGCCAAAGCTCATTGCGGAGATATTAAAAATACTTGCTGAATATTGTTGTTTGCAGTCTTTACTGCCTATCTCAATACGAAAGTCATGACTAGGTAGATGTGTGGGTGCTAATGATTGATTTATCCATTGATACCCTGGCGCCATCACATCTAGGGTTGTGCCAAATGGAATTTCGTCTGGAACTGCCTTGGCGCGGGAATATACCAAGGTACGCTGCTCCTTTGAAAAAGGCGCCTCATCGTTATCGCCCTCAATAAAGTATTGTCGAATTTCAGGACGAATAAATTCCAGCATGAATCGTAAATGACCGATAACAGGGTAGTTGCGAAGGATGGATGTTTTGGTTTGAAGAAGGTCGTAAATACCAACTAAGGTAAGAAAGCCAAATAACAATAAGAATCGCCCAGCCTTTGGCTGATCATCTAAAACTGTGTAGCTTAGAGTTGTGCCTATGACACAAAGGCCAAAAGGAATATATCGAATAGGGAAGTACTTATTAGGAGACATAGGCTTAGTAAGCTGAATGTGGATTGGCTCAGTATACGAATTTAATACTCAATGGATCAATTTGACTTAAATCAAGCTTGCTAAAGCCTCCTTTGCTAGGGAGGAGTATTCTTAACAAAGTAGTCATTATTAATAATGGGGATTAATACGTCATTAAATCATGCAGTTATTTGGATCGACCATCAAAAGGCTCATGTCATGTTTTTGAGTGCTGATGCTAGTGAAGCCGAAGTCATTAAAAGCAAAACTACACATTCTCATTTACATCACAAGGGTGGAGAAGTGGGCAGCGGAAAACTGGCTCTAGATTCCAAGTATCTGCACTCCGTAATTCAGGCGGTAAAAGAATCAAAAGAAATCTTGATCTTGGGTCCTGGATCTGCAAAGCTGGAACTTATTAAGCGTGCCCATCATCATGATGGGCAAATTGCTGAAAAAATTGTTGGTGTAGAAACTGTTGATCACCCAAGTGATAAAGAAATTCTTGCTTATGCACGCAAGTTTTTCTATAAAGTGGATCAGATGCTGTAATAGATAGGAGGCTTATTGTGAGCAAAGAAATTAAAGAAGCCTTAGGGCCAGATGGGTTGCCGAGCCACGATTATTTCTTGGATGCAGTCAACCATATTGACGAAGCGGTAGAAAATAATACGATTGCAGTTGGAGCTGCCAAGGGAATCATCTTTAGTCTCGTTGAAATATTGGGGGCAATGGTTGGTGATCCTGACCTGCCAAATCATTTGAAGTCTGGTTACATGGGCGTATTGGACCTTGCTGTTGAGTTAGAGGCAAAGTTAGCTAAGCACCGTTAATAACAATGATTTAACACAGAGCCCTCATCAGAAATGATGGGGTTTCTTTTTATTGGCGATCTTGTTTTGGTGGGTAATTGGAGTTAGGATTTGAGAAGCTCATTCACCACGATTGATTGTTTTTTAACGTCAGCTAGCTAAAGGCACTGCAATTGAATGTGGATTTAAGTCAAGTGCTTCTCCGAGAGCGCTATGTCGCAGGAAAGCTCAGAGATGGTAGAGAATATCCTGCTGTCGATGAGCTAAAGCCGCTTAGTTTATTAAACGCTAGTATTCCTACCTTGTTTCAATATACAGGTAAGGATGAGCTGATTCCGCCTCCAGAAAGATCTCGTCCGAGAAAAGAAATTCAGGCTGCCACACTATTAAGAG
The nucleotide sequence above comes from Polynucleobacter necessarius. Encoded proteins:
- a CDS encoding transglutaminase N-terminal domain-containing protein, which gives rise to MAYVYTRRPAPHCRSHIPSYSLKVEPEDHFINWQQDPFANYQARLVFPEKTTRFKVTVDLVTEMAVYNPFDFFLEPDAENYPFTYSYGLKKSCALT
- a CDS encoding pseudouridine synthase; translated protein: MTPTDLISLVIFQALEREPEIPFEEEILYQDSHILVADKSHFLPATPSGLYLHQTLLNRLKKKTGIATLSPIHRIDRNTAGLVIFSINPTERAQYQNLFRDRAVEKVYEAIAPYRKELVEKLPLTYCSRLKESEHFLQMKEVEGDPNSDTFIELVGVGEDWGKYRLTPG
- a CDS encoding FMN-binding glutamate synthase family protein encodes the protein MSPNKYFPIRYIPFGLCVIGTTLSYTVLDDQPKAGRFLLLFGFLTLVGIYDLLQTKTSILRNYPVIGHLRFMLEFIRPEIRQYFIEGDNDEAPFSKEQRTLVYSRAKAVPDEIPFGTTLDVMAPGYQWINQSLAPTHLPSHDFRIEIGSKDCKQQYSASIFNISAMSFGSLSANAILALNLGAKKGGFAHDTGEGSISKYHRIHGGDLIWEIGSGYFGCRNSDGSFNAEKYTQNALDPQVKMIELKLSQGAKPGHGGILPGSKVTAEIAAARGVKEGEVCISPAFHNAFSTPLELLYFLKKLRDLADGKPVGFKFCVGHPWEWFGIVKAMLETGVYPDFIVVDGSEGGTGASPVEFTNHVGTPLQEGLRLVHNTLMGVNLRDQIKIGCAGKIISAFDMAVAFALGADWCNSARGFMFSIGCIQAQTCNTGNCPTGVTTQNALRQKALVVSNKAERVYNFHNETLRTLKELVEAAGLNHPGEIDAPHIIRRINQHEVRLLSTLLPEMPAGLLLEAEHIDPSLNLPKVFELYWRRSQAQSFKILPI
- a CDS encoding translational machinery protein gives rise to the protein MFLSADASEAEVIKSKTTHSHLHHKGGEVGSGKLALDSKYLHSVIQAVKESKEILILGPGSAKLELIKRAHHHDGQIAEKIVGVETVDHPSDKEILAYARKFFYKVDQML